tataccaaaaatacttttaatatgaGAAATGGTAAAGGTGTCTGAATTTTTGGTTTGACTGTgtacatttaataaaaagaaaaatgtgaaaTAGTTTGCCAAAGTTGCATTTGTGAAGAATGGGTTGGAAACATGCTTTTTTTCTGTGTGGCAGACATGTACATGGTGGAGCCATAGCCACAATGATTGACACAGTAACAGGTACGCTTGCTGGCTACCTGTCAGGACCCAGTGTGACTGCCAATCTCAACATAAACTATCGCAGGTGAGCTATTGTTTTAGTCTTTTATAGGCAGTTGTGGcatgaataaatgttttgatttatGTTAATCTGTTTTCTTGTACAGTCCAGTACCTCTGGGTAGTGTGGTTATAATCCACTGTGCTCTAGATCGAATAGAGGGGAGGAAAACATTCATTACTTGCAAAGTGACCAGCACTGATGAGTCCAAAGTCTACACCGAGGCCACAGGTATAGTACACAAACTTATACATGTTCAGTATGTACTGAGTTTAGTGATGTGTCAAAGGTGAAAAATATACACAAACAGCTATTTATTTTGAACTTTGTAAATTCTCAAATTGTTCCTTATATGCAAGCTGATGCATCAATTAGGTATGTATTATATTACAAGATAACAGTAGCACACAGCCATTTAATTTCAGCCATTCAATCAAAGTAGCGAGTTATGATCTAGATTACAGTGCTCGCATATCTTCcacaccattatatatatatatatatatatatatatatatatatatatatatatatatatatatatatatatagcggatTAGCTTAACGGGGCATCGTTCAGCGATCATTTGAGTGGGCAGTCGAGTTTATTATGGCTAttgctatcaaaataaaaacccatttatgtttgagcagggtaacaagattgaagtttaagacattagattcataaatatacacaggcacctttccTTATACAAAATTACACtttgactaatctaacaaaaactaACACTTAAGACAaccacacattcatacaagtgtaGAAAAGAGTAAAGAATTTAAAGTAAGAGGTTGAGAGAATATAATGATGGGAAAACCTCAGAGTTTGTAAGAGCAAACCAAGCGAACCAAACCAAACAATCAATATAACCCTTCTAGGGTCTTTTAAAGTTGCATTTAGTTTACATCAGTTGAGATGTGTTGAGAAGTCTACTTGGGTATGTCCATGTGATGTTAAGAAGCTCCCGTTGTTGAGCACGTGGCGGGTTGTTGTCCCTTGTCCCCGCGAGGTTTGAGAATGGAGGTGGAGTCGTTAGTTTGAAGTTTGAAGCGGCACGGCCAGACGCGATGACTACTGGTTTGCGACGCACTAAACTTAACTAGACTCTCGATGGAAAACAAAGAAAAGAAGGTATCTGAGATGTAAAATTCCGAGCTGTGTGATTGACCCTTTCCGTCTGGGTCTCCgcctgctttcttggaggtttctctgCTTAGGTGTTGTTTATAGGTCGTTGCAGTTGAAGAGGTTTCAGAGAAGAGTTACTTTTTAGAGAAAGAGTTGAAGAGGAGCTCTTTCTGAAGAAGAGCAAGTTGAAGAGGTTGCGGTTTAAGAGAGCATGG
This sequence is a window from Danio rerio strain Tuebingen ecotype United States chromosome 16, GRCz12tu, whole genome shotgun sequence. Protein-coding genes within it:
- the them4 gene encoding acyl-coenzyme A thioesterase THEM4 isoform X4 — translated: MRKFYDHYNAQCDTDTETYENKTGPWRKLPSYNRSIKHATGGIYISKLIQAKARLFTRSVNEQGATFEYVAFFNKEEKICICLFQPGHLLEGAPGHVHGGAIATMIDTVTGTLAGYLSGPSVTANLNINYRSPVPLGSVVIIHCALDRIEGRKTFITCKVTSTDESKVYTEATADASIRYVLYYKITVAHSHLISAIQSK